Genomic DNA from Acidimicrobiales bacterium:
TGCCCGGTGCAGATGTCGCATCGGCCGCAGTCGGTGGCCTCGGCGTCGTCGAGCGCCTCGCGGAGGTACCGCAGCCGGCAGCGATCGAGCGCGGCCCAGGTGAGCATCTGTTCGGACTCGTCGCGACGCAGCCGGCTGAGGGTGGAGGCCAGCTCGTGGTCGTAGCGCCAGTCGTTGTTCGAGCGGACGAAGCCGCCCTGGACCCGCTGCACCGCACCGTCGACCTCGAGGATGTTCATGAGCGTCGAGATGCGATTGCGCCCGAGGTTGACCGAGGTCTCGAGTGACGCCACCGAGGTGGGCCGGGACCGGTCGAGCTGGTCGAGCGCGGCCCGACAAATGGCTTCCGACGGCAGCGACACCGACTCGAACCAGCGCCACACCGCAGCGTCTTCGACCGGACGAGGCAGGGCGATCACCTCGGCCCGTTCGATGTTGCGTCCCGCCCGCCCGATCTGCTGGTAGTAGGCGACGGGTGACGGTGGGAGACCAAGGTGGATGCAGAACGCCATGTCGCCCTTGTCGAATCCCATGCCGAGCGCCGAGGTGGCGGCGAGCGCCTTGAGCTCGTTGTTGCGGAGGCCGTCTTCGAGGCGCAGGCGGGTGTCGGCGTCGATGCCACCCGTGTAGGACTCGACGTCGTGGCCCTGGCTGCGTAGCCACGATGCGGTGTCGTCGGCCTGGGCCTGGGTGAGGCAGTAGATGATGCCGGAGCCCGGAAGTTGATCGATGGTCTCGGCCAGCCACGCCAGGCGCTGGGCATCGTTGTCGAGTTCGACCACGCTCAGGTGGAGCGATGCGCGATCGAGCGAGGTGCGCAGGACGAGGGTGTCGTCGCCGAGCTGGGTGGCGACGTCGTCGGTCACGCGCTGGTTGGCGGTGGCCGTGGTGGCGAGCACCGGTGTCCAGGCCGGAAGGTCGGCGAGCAGGCGCCGGAGACGTCGGTAATCGGGCCGGAAGTCGTGGCCCCAATCGGAGATGCAGTGTGCCTCGTCGCACACGAGGGCGAACGGCTGGGACTGCATGAAGGAGAACACTCGATTGCGGAAGCCCTCGTTGGCCAGTCGCTCGGGCGCGATCAGCAGCAGGTCGACCTCGTTGCGGAGGATGCGGGCCTCGATGGTGTCCCAGGAATCGAGGTTGGACGAGTTGATCGTCTCGGCCGCCAGGCCGAGGTTGCGGGCGGCCGCGACCTGGTCGCGCATCAGGGCCAGCAGGGGGGACACCACGACGGTGGGGCCCCAGCCTCGATCGCGAAGCATACGTGTGGCGGAGAAGTACACCGCCGACTTGCCGAACCCGGTGCGGGCGACGAGCAGGGTGCGACGACGACCGGCAACCACCGCAGCGACGGCCTCGATCTGCTCGGGCCGAGGACGAGCGTTCGGACCGGCCAACGACCGCACGTGCTCGGCCAGCTCGGCCTCGACCTCGGCACGGGTTGGTCGTGGCGGTTCGATGGCGGTGGTCATGTGATCCACCCTAGGAAGCGACAGTGACAGTCGATCAGGGGGTGACTGCTCGGGCGGCGCCGCCGTCGATGCGGAAGTTCGAGCCCGTGATGGACGAGGCCTGGTCGCTGCAGAGGAAGGCGACCACGGCGCCGACCTCGTCGGGCGTGGTCATGGCGGTGGTCAGGGGCGCGAGATCGGAGCCGAAGGCCTCGGTGACCGAACGGCCTCGCAGCCGTTCGAGCACCTCGGGGGTGGCGATCAGACCCGGGCTGACCAGATTCGCCGTGACGCCGGTCTGGGCCAGATCCTGCGCCAGGCTGACCACCAGACCGGGTAGGGCCGACTTGGCCGAGTAGTACTGCGGCCGGATCGGCGCCGGGCGCAGCGACCCGACCGTGCCGAGCAGCACGATCCGACCCCACGCCCGTTCGACCAGGGCGGGGCGGAACGCCCGGATGACCCGCACGGCCGACAGCACGTTGCGCTCGTAGGCCTCGAGCCAGGCATCGTCATCGGCGGTCGACCACCGCCCGCCCGCGGCGACGCCGTAGTTGCACACGACGATGTCGATCTCGGTGCCGACCTCGTCGGCCATCGCCGCCACGGCGTTGTCATCGAGGAGGTCGGCGACCACACCACGAGCCTTGCCGCCCTCGGCCAGGATCGACTCGACCACGGCGTCGGGCTGACCAGGTTCGAGCCCGTGGACGATGACCGAGGCTCCCTCGGCCGCGAGGACTCGTGCGGTCGCGGCCCCCGTGCCGCGGTGGCTGCCGGTCACCAGCGCTGTTCGTTTGCCGAGTCCGAGGTCCATGTCACTCCATCCAATAGTCGCCGGCGATCGGCAGTTCGTCGTCGACTCGGCGCTCGCGGGGCCGCACCATCGTGCGCGAGATGGCGATGCCGCTGAGGAACCCGGCAAGGTGGCCTTCCCACGAGATGCCCTGCTGGGGAACCAGGCCGATCAACATGGCGTAGTAGAGGAACAGGGCGACCGCCGCCGGTGCGGCGGCGCGCACGCTCCGCTCGAAGATGGCGGCGCCGAGCAGTGCGCCGAGGTAGCCGAACACCACCCCACTGGCGCCGATGTGGTTGCCGGTGCCGGCGAAGATCCAGGTCAGCGCACCACCGAGGAGCCAGGCCACGACCGTGACCCGGAGCCAGTACCCGAAGCCACGAATGGCGACCAGCGCACTGAGGAAGAGGAACGGTGCGCTGTTGGAGAAGATGTGGCGCCAGTCGGCGTGGAGGAAGGGCGCCCAGAGGATCCCATCGAGCCCGCTCGAGGTTCGGGGCACGATGCCGTTGCCCTGCAGCCGATCGCCGAGGGCGAAGGTGTCCACGAACTCGACCACCCACATGAGGACCACCAGGCCGACGACGAAGCCGATCTGACGCAGCAGGGCGCGACGACCGGCGACCTCGGGATCGGTGTCGGGGAGCATCTAATCGAGGAAGACCGGCAGCGAGCTCGGTCCGCGCAGGGTGAGGGTCGACTTCCAGCGCATCTCGTCGCGATCGACCGAGTAGCCAGGGAAGCGACGAACGAAGGACGTGACGGCGACTCGGCCTTCCATGCGGGCGAGCGCCGCACCGACACAGTGGTGGATGCCGTGGCCGAACGACAGCGGCCTGGGGTCGTGGCGGTCGAGGACGAGATCACCGGCCCGATCGTGGCGCCGAGGATCACGGTTGGCGGCTCCGAGCAGGATGGTGACGTCGCTTCCGGCGGGGATGCGTATGCCTCCGACATCGATCGATTCGAGCGTCGTGCGCTGGGTGACCTGCACCGGGCTGTCGAATCGCAGGAGCTCTTCGATGGCATTCGCGTCGAGATCGCGGCGTTGCAGGAGCAATCCGCGAGCGTCGGGGTGGGCGTCGATGGCGAGCAGGGCGTTGCCGATGAGGCTCGACGTGGTCTCGTGGCCGGCCCCCATCACCAGGCTGAGCATCGAGATCAACTCGTTGCGGGTGAGCCGGTCGCCATCCTCCTCGATGGCGATGAGGCGGCTGAACAGATCATCGCCGGGCTCGATCCGCCGTTGCTCGGCGAGGTCGCCGAAGTAGGTGGACAACTCGCGAACGAGACGGTTCATCTCGCTCGGGTCGAAGCCATTGAGCGGATCGACGAACTTCACGACCTCGTCGGAGATCGTCTTCAGCCACGGCCAGTCGCTCTTCGGGATACCGAGGAGCTGTCCGATCACCTGAATGGGGAGGAGATCGGCGAACGTCGGCATGACGTCGACGCTGGCGGGGAGCGCGGCGTCGGCGGACCGCCGGGCGAGGTCGTCGAGCAACTCGTTGGTCTGGTTGGCGACGCCGGGTTCGAGCAACTCGATGGAGCGTGGCGTGAACGCCCGACTGATCAGCTTGCGCAGCCGTGTGTGGTCGGGCGGGTCGATCGAGATGAGCCAGGTCGAGAAGAACGCCATGACGTCGTCATCGAGCTGGGAGTAGGGGCGAACGGTGAGGAGCTGGCCGCTGCGGTCGACCGATACCGACGGCGACCGGAGGACGGCCTCGGCTTCGTCGTAGCCACTCACGATGTAGCCCTGGAGCCGCTCGTGGTACATGACCGGCCCCTCGTTGCGGAGCAGCTGATACCCGGGGTAGGGGTTGCTGCGGCGATCGGGGTCGAATGGGTTGTAGGGCGCG
This window encodes:
- a CDS encoding RecQ family ATP-dependent DNA helicase; protein product: MTTAIEPPRPTRAEVEAELAEHVRSLAGPNARPRPEQIEAVAAVVAGRRRTLLVARTGFGKSAVYFSATRMLRDRGWGPTVVVSPLLALMRDQVAAARNLGLAAETINSSNLDSWDTIEARILRNEVDLLLIAPERLANEGFRNRVFSFMQSQPFALVCDEAHCISDWGHDFRPDYRRLRRLLADLPAWTPVLATTATANQRVTDDVATQLGDDTLVLRTSLDRASLHLSVVELDNDAQRLAWLAETIDQLPGSGIIYCLTQAQADDTASWLRSQGHDVESYTGGIDADTRLRLEDGLRNNELKALAATSALGMGFDKGDMAFCIHLGLPPSPVAYYQQIGRAGRNIERAEVIALPRPVEDAAVWRWFESVSLPSEAICRAALDQLDRSRPTSVASLETSVNLGRNRISTLMNILEVDGAVQRVQGGFVRSNNDWRYDHELASTLSRLRRDESEQMLTWAALDRCRLRYLREALDDAEATDCGRCDICTGHSWSHQPDADLTSRANAFLRGGELVVEPRKQWPTGLDAPKGRIGADRQAQPGRALARIGDGGWSTPLAGLIAAADRADPVDPPDDLIRALAAVLKGWAWEERPTWICPMPSRRRFELIDGVASKLGALGKLPVHRALVEHPTPDATFQVEQANSAHQVGNVHGRIVADPSALPRDPAVLAGPVLLIDDEADSRWTLTVAAWELTGTGSGPVLPLVLRTR
- a CDS encoding rhomboid family intramembrane serine protease, producing MLPDTDPEVAGRRALLRQIGFVVGLVVLMWVVEFVDTFALGDRLQGNGIVPRTSSGLDGILWAPFLHADWRHIFSNSAPFLFLSALVAIRGFGYWLRVTVVAWLLGGALTWIFAGTGNHIGASGVVFGYLGALLGAAIFERSVRAAAPAAVALFLYYAMLIGLVPQQGISWEGHLAGFLSGIAISRTMVRPRERRVDDELPIAGDYWME
- a CDS encoding cytochrome P450, which translates into the protein MRREQVLFPALRYVAKRPWLARGLNPLLAPYNPFDPDRRSNPYPGYQLLRNEGPVMYHERLQGYIVSGYDEAEAVLRSPSVSVDRSGQLLTVRPYSQLDDDVMAFFSTWLISIDPPDHTRLRKLISRAFTPRSIELLEPGVANQTNELLDDLARRSADAALPASVDVMPTFADLLPIQVIGQLLGIPKSDWPWLKTISDEVVKFVDPLNGFDPSEMNRLVRELSTYFGDLAEQRRIEPGDDLFSRLIAIEEDGDRLTRNELISMLSLVMGAGHETTSSLIGNALLAIDAHPDARGLLLQRRDLDANAIEELLRFDSPVQVTQRTTLESIDVGGIRIPAGSDVTILLGAANRDPRRHDRAGDLVLDRHDPRPLSFGHGIHHCVGAALARMEGRVAVTSFVRRFPGYSVDRDEMRWKSTLTLRGPSSLPVFLD
- a CDS encoding SDR family oxidoreductase, with product MDLGLGKRTALVTGSHRGTGAATARVLAAEGASVIVHGLEPGQPDAVVESILAEGGKARGVVADLLDDNAVAAMADEVGTEIDIVVCNYGVAAGGRWSTADDDAWLEAYERNVLSAVRVIRAFRPALVERAWGRIVLLGTVGSLRPAPIRPQYYSAKSALPGLVVSLAQDLAQTGVTANLVSPGLIATPEVLERLRGRSVTEAFGSDLAPLTTAMTTPDEVGAVVAFLCSDQASSITGSNFRIDGGAARAVTP